The Gloeobacter violaceus PCC 7421 DNA window ACCTCAAGGACATCGTCAAGCCCGGCATGCGCGAGCGCTTCGAGCAACTGCGCCGCATGGGCATCAAGACCGTCATGCTCACCGGCGACAACCGGATCACCGCCTCGGTAATCGCCGCCGAGGCCGGGGTGGACGATTTTATCGCCGAGGCGACCCCCGAGGACAAAATCCGGGTGATCCGCGAGAATCAGGCGCAGGGCAAACTCGTCGCCATGACCGGCGACGGCACCAACGACGCACCGGCCCTCGCCCAGGCGGACGTGGGCGTCGCCATGAACTCGGGCACCCAGGCCGCCAAGGAAGCGGCGAACATGGTGGACCTTGACTCGGACCCCACCAAGCTCATCGACGTGGTGACCATCGGCAAGCAGCTGTTGATTACCCGCGGGGCGCTCACGACCTTCAGCATCGCCAACGACGTCGCCAAGTACTTCGCAATCATCCCGGCGATGTTCAGCGCGGCGGGCATCGGCGTTCTCAACGTCATGGCCCTCACCAGCCCGACCTCGGCCATCCTCTCGGCACTCGTCTTCAACGCTCTGATCATTCCGGCGCTCATTCCCCTGGCCCTTCGGGGCGTCCAGTTTCAACCGCTCAGCGCCGATCAGCTGCTCACCCGCAATATGCTCATCTACGGCCTGGGCGGGCTGGTGGTGCCCTTTATCGGCATCAAGCTCATCGACGTCGTCATCACCGCCGTCGGGCTCGCTTAACAGGGAGTTCTCACATGTCCCCATTGCAAGAAATCGGCACCGCCGTGCGCATGACGGCGATTTTCTGGATCGGTTGCGGCCTGGCCTACCCGCTCATCTTCACGGGCTTCGCCCAGGTGGCCTTTCCCGATCAGGCCAACGGGTCGCTGGTGCGCAACGCCCAGAACCAGGTGATCGGCTCGTCGCTCATCGGCCAGAAGTTCACCTCCGAGCGCTACTTCCACGGTCGGCCCAGCAGTATCGACTACAAAGCGGAGGCGAGCGGTGCGAGCCAACTCGCTCCCACCAACAAAGTCCTCATCGAGCGGGTCAAGGCCGATGCCGCAGCGTTTGAGGCCCAAAACGGCACCAAACCAACCATCGATCTGGTGACCACTCCCGGTTCCGGTCTCGATCCGCACATTACCCCGGCCGGGGCGGCCGTGCAGACTGCACGGGTCTCCAGAGCCCGCAACCTTGCTCCCGAGCAGGTTCGAAAGCTCGTGTCGCAGTACACGGAGGGCCGCTTCCTCGGCATCTTCGGCGAGCCGCGCGTCAACGTGCTGGCCCTCAATCTCGCCCTCGACGGAATTCGGCGATGAAATCCCTTGAAATGCATGCCACCGCTGATTTTGACAGCCTGCGGCGAGAGCTGAACCTTCGGCAGCCGGCTCCGGCACTGGTGCGCGTCTCGGTTCTCCATCCTGTTTGCGCTGCAGATTGGCAGACTCTGCCTTTACCTCCCACCTGCCGGGTGTTATGTGTGTTGCGCCAACAGCAGGTGATCGAAGCGGAATCGTCGCTGCCGCTTGAACCGGGAGACTGGATAGTGGCTGTTGCTGCTTTGCCGGCCTACGGGCCGATGCTGGAGGCTGCGCTGGGCGATTGGTCGCGGCGGAAGCGCCGCAGATGCTCGTTAGAATAGCGGCAAGTTCCTGGAACGTCTGTCCGGGAGGAGTTTCCATGGTTCGCCTACCATCCCGCCCGTTGACATTGGAAGAGTTTCTGCAGTTGCCGGAAACCGAACCTGCCAGTGAATTTATCGACGGGCATATCTTCCAAAAACCGATGCCTCAAGGCAAGCACAGCGCCATCCAGGGCGAACTGCCAGCCGCGGTGAACGCCGTCTTCAGGCATAGACGGATCGCGCGCGCTTTCCCGGAACTGCGGTGCACCTTCGGCGGCCGGTCCGTTGTACCGGATGTAGCGGTTTATGTCTGGGATCGCATTTCGCGCGACACCCAGGGTGCCGTTGCCAACCTGTTCCAGAGTGCTCCCGACTGGACTGTCGAGATCCTTTCTCCCGATCAAAGCCAGACCCGGGTGGTGAAAAATATACTGCATTGCCTGAAATACGGCACCCAGATGGGCTGGCTCATCGACCCCGACGAGCAAACGGTGTTTGTTTACAGGCCGGGTCAACTGCCGGAGGCGTTCGAGGAGCCCGAGGCGCGTCTGCCCATGCCCGATTTTGCCGAGCAACTTTCACTTACCGTGGGCGAGCTGTTCGCCTGGCTGCAAGACTGAAGCGCTTCCAAGCGGTATCACCAGTGGGCAACCCAACCGGGGGTGGCGCATGACCAGCGTCTGCAAGCCGAAACCCGTCTCGATCCATTCTGGGGTGAGGACGATGTCGGGCACGCCGACTACGAGCAATTTTCCGTCTTTTAGAAGCGCAAGGCGATCCGCGTATTGGGCCGCCAGGTTGAGATCGTGGAGGACGGTCACGACGGCCGCTCCCCGGTGGGCAAAGTTGCGCGCCACGGCCAGAGTGCTGTGTTGGTGAGTGAGATCGAGGCTCGCGGTCGGTTCGTCGAGCAGCAGGTAGCGGGGCGAATCGGGGGGCGCTTCCCAGATCTGGGCCAGGACGCGGGCCAGTTGCACCCGTTGCTTTTCGCCGCCCGAGAGCGTCGGGTAAAGCCGTTCGGCCAGGTGAGCCACCCCGGCCGCCGCCATCGCCTCGCGGGCGATTTGACGGTCGCGCTCCCCTTCGAGGCCGCGGCTGTGGGGTGTGCGGCCCATCAGCACCACCTCGAACACCCGAAAGGCAAAAGCCAATGTGGAATTCTGGGGCAAAACGGCGCGCACGCAGGCCCGCTCGCGGGCGGGCCAATCCGCGAGAGCTTTGCCCGCCATGGAGACGCTGCCCCGGGTGGGCCGGATTTCGCCCGCGAGGGTCTTGAGCAACGTCGATTTGCCGGCGCCGTTGGGACCGACGACGGCGAGCACCTCGCCGGGGAGAGCTTCCAGGTTCACCTGCTCAAGAAGCCACCGCCCCGCGAGGCGCACACCGATTCCCGCGGCCTTGAGCATCAGCCCCACCCCTGCGAGCGCTCCCGCAGCAGCAACCACAAAAAGAAGGGCGCTCCGAGAGCGGCAGTCAGAATGCCGATGGGCAACTCCGCCGGGGCGACGACGGTCCGGCACAACCAGTCCGCGGCGATGAGCAGCGCCGCCCCCAGCAAGCTCGCATCGATCAGCAAATGGCGGTGGTCCGGTCCCGACCAGAATCTCAGCAGAT harbors:
- the kdpC gene encoding K(+)-transporting ATPase subunit C, translated to MSPLQEIGTAVRMTAIFWIGCGLAYPLIFTGFAQVAFPDQANGSLVRNAQNQVIGSSLIGQKFTSERYFHGRPSSIDYKAEASGASQLAPTNKVLIERVKADAAAFEAQNGTKPTIDLVTTPGSGLDPHITPAGAAVQTARVSRARNLAPEQVRKLVSQYTEGRFLGIFGEPRVNVLALNLALDGIRR
- a CDS encoding Uma2 family endonuclease, producing the protein MVRLPSRPLTLEEFLQLPETEPASEFIDGHIFQKPMPQGKHSAIQGELPAAVNAVFRHRRIARAFPELRCTFGGRSVVPDVAVYVWDRISRDTQGAVANLFQSAPDWTVEILSPDQSQTRVVKNILHCLKYGTQMGWLIDPDEQTVFVYRPGQLPEAFEEPEARLPMPDFAEQLSLTVGELFAWLQD
- a CDS encoding heme ABC transporter ATP-binding protein, with translation MLKAAGIGVRLAGRWLLEQVNLEALPGEVLAVVGPNGAGKSTLLKTLAGEIRPTRGSVSMAGKALADWPARERACVRAVLPQNSTLAFAFRVFEVVLMGRTPHSRGLEGERDRQIAREAMAAAGVAHLAERLYPTLSGGEKQRVQLARVLAQIWEAPPDSPRYLLLDEPTASLDLTHQHSTLAVARNFAHRGAAVVTVLHDLNLAAQYADRLALLKDGKLLVVGVPDIVLTPEWIETGFGLQTLVMRHPRLGCPLVIPLGSASVLQPGEQLAHGK